The Astatotilapia calliptera chromosome 17, fAstCal1.2, whole genome shotgun sequence genome has a segment encoding these proteins:
- the wnt16 gene encoding protein Wnt-16: MEARNCGVRHMNALSLLLVCVCPLCCRGSWMWLGVTSPGLVEKLGCSNLSLSPRQRELCSRKSILLPGVREGARLGVAECQRQFRHERWNCSTNQKVPVFGHELTSGTKETAFIYAVMAAGLVHAVTRSCSQGNMTECGCDARLRGGGSAAEGWHWGGCSDHIQYGTWFSRKFMDHTLKNMSTSRSSYTLSTMNQHNSEAGRQAINRTMSTDCRCHGVSGSCAVKTCWRTMAPFQRVGTYLKDRYEHSVQVTERSKRKMKWKDQRRLHVDKHQLIFLNKSPNYCLEDRRRGIAGTRGRRCNRTSTGPDSCNLLCCGRGYNTHVVRHVQRCECKFVWCCYVHCRRCESMNDMHTCK, translated from the exons ATGGAGGCGCGGAACTGCGGAGTCCGACACATGAACGCTCTGAGTCTGCTGCTGGTGTGCGTGTGCCCGCTGTGCTGCAGGGGCAGCTGGAT GTGGCTCGGTGTGACGTCACCGGGGTTGGTGGAGAAGCTGGGGTGTTCCAACCTGTCTCTGAGCCCCCGGCAGCGCGAGCTGTGCAGCAGGAAGTCCATCCTGCTGCCGGGAGTCCGGGAGGGCGCGCGCCTCGGGGTGGCCGAGTGTCAGAGACAGTTCAGGCACGAGCGCTGGAACTGTTCCACCAATCAGAAGGTGCCCGTGTTCGGGCACGAGCTCACGAGCG gaacCAAAGAGACAGCGTTCATCTATGCGGTGATGGCAGCAGGGCTCGTCCATGCCGTCACGCGCTCCTGCAGCCAGGGCAACATGACGGAGTGCGGCTGCGATGCTCGGCTGCGGGGCGGCGGCTCAGCAGCAGAGGGCTGGCACTGGGGCGGCTGCTCAGATCACATCCAGTACGGGACGTGGTTCAGCCGCAAGTTCATGGACCACACCTTGAAGAACATGTCGACGAGCCGCAGCAGCTACACGCTGAGCACCATGAACCAGCACAACAGCGAGGCCGGGCGACAG GCGATCAACAGGACGATGTCCACAGACTGTCGTTGTCACGGTGTTTCTGGCTCCTGCGCGGTGAAGACATGCTGGAGGACGATGGCGCCGTTTCAGCGGGTCGGGACGTATCTGAAGGACAGATACGAGCACAGCGTGCAGGTGACGGAGCGATCCAAGAGGAAGATGAAGTGGAAGGACCAGCGGCGTCTCCATGTGGACAAACACCAGCTCATCTTCCTCAACAAGTCTCCAAACTACTGTCTGGAGGACAGGCGGCGGGGCATCGCGGGCACCAGAGGGCGCCGGTGCAACCGGACATCCACGGGGCCGGACAGCTGTAATCTGCTGTGCTGCGGCAGAGGATACAACACACACGTGGTCAGACACGTCCAGCGCTGCGAGTGCAAGTTTGTGTGGTGCTGCTACGTCCATTGCAGGCGCTGCGAGAGCATGAACGACATGCACACCTGTAAGTAA